A region from the Tsuneonella mangrovi genome encodes:
- a CDS encoding ABC transporter ATP-binding protein, with the protein MTAQEATVQPHEGRAHARFRGEYPIIVEGLTNRFGEQVVHENLSLKVRRGEILGVVGGSGTGKSVLMRSIIGLQIPDEGEIEVFGQSITGHAPDEVLGLRDRWGVLFQGGALFSTLTVGENVQVPIKQFFPDIEPGLLDEIARFKVMLSGLPGDATAKYPAELSGGMKKRAGLARALALDPELLFLDEPTAGLDPIGAAAFDRLTRELADTLGLTVFLITHDLDTLYEICDRVAVLADRRVIAIGTIPELIESDHPWIEEYFNGPRGRAAKASHVRARENGKAMDSAPDKRA; encoded by the coding sequence ATGACCGCGCAAGAAGCCACCGTACAGCCGCACGAGGGGAGGGCACACGCGCGGTTTCGCGGCGAATACCCGATCATCGTTGAAGGGCTGACCAACAGGTTCGGCGAGCAGGTGGTCCACGAGAACTTGTCGCTCAAGGTCCGCCGGGGAGAGATCCTCGGGGTGGTCGGCGGCTCGGGCACCGGCAAGTCGGTGCTGATGCGCTCGATCATCGGGCTGCAGATTCCCGACGAAGGCGAGATCGAAGTGTTCGGCCAGTCGATCACCGGCCACGCCCCCGATGAGGTTCTGGGCCTGCGCGACCGCTGGGGCGTGCTGTTCCAGGGCGGGGCGCTGTTCTCGACCTTGACGGTGGGCGAGAACGTGCAGGTCCCGATCAAACAGTTCTTTCCCGATATCGAGCCCGGCCTGCTCGACGAGATCGCCCGCTTCAAGGTGATGCTTTCGGGCCTGCCGGGCGACGCCACGGCGAAGTATCCGGCGGAGCTTTCGGGAGGCATGAAGAAGCGCGCCGGCCTTGCGCGGGCGCTGGCGCTCGACCCCGAACTGCTGTTCCTCGACGAGCCGACCGCCGGGCTCGACCCGATCGGCGCGGCGGCGTTCGATCGGCTGACCCGCGAGCTGGCCGATACGCTGGGCCTGACTGTATTCCTCATCACCCACGACCTCGATACGCTTTACGAGATTTGCGACCGGGTGGCAGTGCTGGCCGACAGGCGGGTGATCGCGATCGGCACGATCCCCGAGCTTATCGAAAGCGACCATCCGTGGATCGAGGAATACTTCAACGGTCCGCGCGGTCGCGCGGCGAAGGCCAGCCACGTGCGCGCTCGCGAAAACGGCAAAGCGATGGACAGCGCCCCGGACAAGCGGGCATAG
- a CDS encoding MlaE family ABC transporter permease, with protein sequence MNDGAEFSIEEGERGQRLVLRGAYLVSTIGAIDQDLRALVGPYAAIDLSGVEEIDTVGAWVVMDLARVTSSEVVGASNRAKRLMGALHGIAEEAKELPEQPPFFQQVFATVGEKVFAGFDGVLYALSFLGGFVMAMGSLLRHPSRFRVTALVRQFELVGVNALGIIGLMSFLIGIVIAQQGAVQLEQFGAESLTVNLVGRITLRELGVLMTAIMVAGRSGSAFAAQLGTMKLTEEIDAMRTIGISPMEALIVPRVMAVTLMMVLLGFYSSVVAIIGGATVSDVSLGMPFTTFLIRIKEVVPITDFYVGMIKAPVFGLIVGLTGCFQGMQVEGNSEDVGRRTTKAVVIGIFVVIVLDAFFAVFFTQIGWS encoded by the coding sequence ATGAACGACGGGGCAGAATTTTCCATCGAGGAGGGCGAGCGCGGCCAACGGCTGGTGCTGCGCGGCGCCTACCTTGTCTCGACGATCGGCGCGATCGACCAGGACCTGCGCGCGCTGGTCGGGCCGTATGCGGCGATCGACCTGTCGGGGGTCGAGGAAATCGACACTGTCGGCGCGTGGGTGGTGATGGACCTCGCTCGGGTGACCAGCAGCGAAGTCGTTGGTGCGAGCAACCGCGCCAAGCGCTTGATGGGCGCATTGCATGGCATTGCCGAAGAAGCGAAAGAACTGCCCGAGCAGCCGCCGTTCTTCCAGCAGGTGTTCGCCACCGTGGGCGAAAAGGTGTTCGCGGGGTTCGACGGGGTGCTTTACGCCCTCTCGTTCCTCGGCGGGTTCGTGATGGCGATGGGTTCTTTGCTCCGCCATCCCAGCCGTTTCCGGGTGACCGCGCTGGTTCGCCAGTTCGAGCTTGTCGGGGTCAACGCACTCGGGATCATCGGCCTGATGAGCTTCCTCATCGGGATCGTCATTGCGCAGCAGGGGGCAGTGCAGCTCGAGCAATTCGGCGCCGAATCGCTCACCGTAAACCTCGTCGGGCGGATTACCCTGCGCGAGCTGGGCGTGCTGATGACCGCGATCATGGTCGCGGGCCGCTCCGGCTCGGCGTTTGCCGCACAGCTCGGCACGATGAAGCTGACCGAAGAGATCGACGCGATGCGCACGATCGGCATTTCGCCGATGGAAGCGCTGATCGTCCCGCGGGTCATGGCGGTAACGCTGATGATGGTCCTGCTGGGCTTTTATTCGTCGGTCGTCGCGATCATTGGCGGGGCGACCGTGTCCGACGTCTCGCTGGGCATGCCGTTCACCACTTTCCTGATACGAATCAAGGAAGTGGTGCCGATCACCGATTTCTATGTCGGGATGATCAAGGCACCGGTGTTCGGCCTGATCGTGGGGCTGACGGGCTGCTTCCAGGGGATGCAGGTCGAGGGCAACTCCGAAGACGTCGGCCGCCGCACGACCAAGGCGGTGGTGATTGGCATCTTCGTGGTGATCGTGCTCGATGCGTTCTTCGCGGTGTTCTTCACCCAGATCGGGTGGTCGTGA
- a CDS encoding 7-carboxy-7-deazaguanine synthase QueE: protein MPLVLATQAPGEPEVFASLQGEGPSAGQPCTFVRLSRCNLACEWCDTAYTWRFEGDNRPHRDGVDFARKANQVTLEVAEVAERIAAFTPRRLVITGGEPLLQAGALAELVALLPDHTVEIETNGTVAPPARLDVHVDQYNVSPKLAHSGNPAELALIPERLHHWASEPRAFLKFVIAAPSDVDEVLALARSYHMNPLRIFLMPEGTDSATLHEREQWLAPLCVGHGFRMSDRLHIHLYGDTRGT, encoded by the coding sequence GTGCCGCTAGTCCTCGCCACGCAGGCTCCGGGCGAGCCGGAGGTATTTGCCTCTCTGCAAGGCGAAGGACCAAGCGCGGGGCAGCCGTGCACTTTCGTGCGGCTCAGCCGCTGCAACCTTGCCTGCGAGTGGTGCGACACCGCCTACACCTGGCGATTCGAGGGCGACAATCGCCCGCACCGCGACGGCGTGGACTTCGCACGCAAGGCCAACCAGGTGACGCTGGAGGTGGCTGAAGTCGCCGAGCGGATTGCCGCGTTCACACCGCGACGGCTGGTCATCACCGGCGGGGAGCCATTGCTGCAGGCGGGCGCACTGGCCGAGCTCGTCGCGCTGCTGCCCGATCACACGGTCGAGATCGAGACCAATGGCACCGTCGCCCCGCCCGCGCGGCTCGATGTCCATGTCGATCAATACAACGTCAGCCCCAAACTGGCGCACAGCGGCAATCCGGCAGAGCTCGCGTTGATCCCCGAGCGGCTGCACCACTGGGCGAGCGAACCGCGTGCGTTCCTCAAATTCGTGATCGCCGCGCCAAGCGACGTCGATGAAGTGCTGGCGCTGGCGCGCAGCTATCACATGAACCCGTTGCGGATTTTCCTAATGCCCGAAGGCACCGACAGCGCGACCTTGCACGAACGCGAGCAGTGGCTCGCCCCGCTATGTGTGGGGCACGGCTTCCGCATGAGCGACCGGCTCCACATTCACCTCTACGGCGATACACGCGGAACGTAG
- a CDS encoding valine--tRNA ligase — MTSELAKTFDPSAIEARWYRHWEQSGAFRPERPDAEPFTIVNPPPNVTGSLHIGHALDNTLQDVVIRYERLRGKDALWVVGTDHAGIATQMVVERQMELAQDKRTNYSREAFVDKVWEWKAESGGTITRQLRRLGCSMDWSREQFTMDPHFTKAVLKVFVDLYNQGLIYRDKRLVNWDPALKTAISDLEVEAREVQGHMWHFKYPLAGGETYTYVERDEDGNVVLEEERDYISIATTRPETMLGDGAVAVHPGDARYAPIVGKLCEIPVGPKEHRRLIPIITDDYPDPDFGSGAVKITGAHDENDYGVAQRNGIPMYRLMDEVAAMRTDGAPYAEEAAKALAIARGEATATAAEIDTMNLVPDEYRGLDRYEARLRVVADIDAEGLMIMVEDKTIMQPFGDRGGVVIEPMLTDQWYVDAEKLAQGPMQAVRDGRIEIVPKTWEKTFFNWMENIQPWCVSRQLWWGHRIPAWYGPDGAIYVAESEKEAQAQAGAGVELKRDEDVLDTWFSSALWPFATLGWPDETELLKRHYPNSLLISGFDILFFWDARMMMQGMHFMGEVPWPRLYLHGLVRADDGSKMSKSKGNVVDPLGLIDKYGADALRFFMAAMESQGRDIKMDEKRVEGYRNFATKLWNATRFCQANGIGASQSIAPPAATSAVNKWIIGEVADTLAAIDKAMAELRFDAAANAIYHFVWDTFCDWYLELIKGSIDDETKAVAGWTLDQILVMLHPFMPFITEELWHAQGARPYDLIVAKWPELEAAADPAAKAEVELIIEAVRQVRSTRNEMNIPPGKRMECRILPESGESARLVMRNWHDISKMARIDLVETRSAQAVTSGGVQIVVGDTTIALQLEGVIDLDAEKARLEKALAASEKEAKSLEGRLNNANFIERAKPEAVEKARADHAHHSAEAERLKAALARLG, encoded by the coding sequence ATGACGAGTGAACTTGCCAAGACTTTCGATCCTTCCGCCATAGAGGCGCGCTGGTACCGCCACTGGGAGCAGTCCGGGGCCTTCCGTCCCGAGCGCCCTGACGCGGAACCGTTCACGATCGTCAACCCGCCGCCCAACGTGACCGGCAGCCTCCATATCGGGCACGCGCTCGACAACACGCTGCAGGACGTGGTGATCCGTTACGAGCGGCTGCGCGGCAAGGATGCGCTGTGGGTGGTCGGCACCGACCATGCGGGCATCGCCACGCAGATGGTGGTCGAGCGGCAGATGGAGCTCGCCCAGGACAAGCGCACCAACTATTCGCGCGAAGCGTTCGTCGACAAGGTGTGGGAATGGAAGGCGGAGAGCGGCGGCACGATCACCCGCCAGCTGCGCCGCCTGGGCTGTTCGATGGACTGGAGCCGCGAGCAGTTCACGATGGACCCGCACTTCACCAAGGCAGTGCTCAAGGTGTTCGTCGACCTCTACAATCAGGGCCTGATCTATCGCGACAAGCGACTGGTGAACTGGGACCCGGCATTGAAGACCGCGATCAGCGACCTCGAGGTCGAGGCGCGCGAAGTGCAGGGCCACATGTGGCACTTCAAGTATCCGCTCGCGGGCGGCGAAACCTACACCTACGTCGAACGCGACGAGGACGGTAACGTCGTGCTCGAGGAAGAGCGCGACTACATCTCGATCGCCACCACCCGGCCCGAAACGATGCTGGGCGATGGTGCGGTTGCAGTGCATCCCGGTGATGCACGCTACGCGCCGATCGTCGGCAAGCTGTGCGAGATCCCGGTGGGGCCGAAGGAGCACCGCCGCCTGATCCCGATCATCACCGACGACTACCCCGATCCCGATTTCGGCTCGGGCGCGGTGAAGATCACCGGTGCACATGACGAGAACGACTATGGCGTGGCGCAGCGCAATGGCATCCCGATGTACCGGCTGATGGACGAAGTCGCGGCGATGCGGACCGATGGCGCGCCCTATGCGGAGGAAGCCGCCAAAGCGCTCGCCATCGCACGCGGGGAAGCAACCGCGACCGCTGCCGAAATCGACACGATGAACCTCGTGCCCGACGAATATCGCGGTCTCGACCGCTACGAGGCGAGGCTGCGGGTGGTGGCCGACATCGACGCCGAAGGCCTGATGATCATGGTCGAGGACAAGACCATCATGCAGCCGTTCGGCGACCGCGGCGGCGTGGTGATCGAGCCGATGCTGACCGACCAGTGGTATGTCGATGCCGAAAAGCTGGCACAGGGCCCGATGCAGGCGGTGCGCGACGGGCGGATCGAGATCGTCCCCAAGACCTGGGAAAAGACCTTCTTCAACTGGATGGAGAACATCCAGCCGTGGTGCGTCAGCCGCCAGCTGTGGTGGGGCCACCGGATCCCGGCGTGGTATGGGCCGGACGGGGCGATCTACGTCGCCGAGAGCGAAAAGGAAGCGCAGGCGCAAGCCGGTGCCGGTGTCGAACTCAAGCGCGACGAGGACGTGCTCGATACGTGGTTTTCCTCCGCTCTGTGGCCGTTCGCAACGCTCGGCTGGCCCGACGAGACCGAGCTGCTCAAGCGCCACTATCCCAACAGCCTGCTGATCTCAGGCTTCGACATCCTGTTCTTCTGGGATGCGCGGATGATGATGCAGGGGATGCACTTCATGGGCGAAGTGCCGTGGCCGCGGCTCTATCTCCACGGCCTCGTGCGCGCCGACGACGGCAGCAAGATGTCGAAGTCGAAGGGCAACGTGGTCGATCCGCTGGGCCTGATCGACAAGTATGGCGCCGATGCGCTGCGCTTCTTCATGGCGGCGATGGAAAGCCAGGGCCGCGACATCAAGATGGACGAGAAGCGGGTCGAGGGATACCGCAACTTCGCGACAAAGCTCTGGAATGCCACGCGGTTCTGCCAGGCGAACGGGATCGGTGCATCGCAGTCGATCGCTCCGCCCGCTGCGACTTCGGCGGTCAACAAGTGGATTATCGGCGAAGTCGCCGATACGCTCGCCGCGATCGACAAGGCGATGGCCGAACTGCGCTTCGACGCCGCCGCCAACGCGATCTACCACTTCGTGTGGGACACCTTCTGCGACTGGTACCTCGAGCTGATCAAAGGTTCGATCGACGACGAGACCAAGGCGGTCGCCGGGTGGACGCTCGACCAGATCCTGGTGATGCTGCACCCGTTCATGCCGTTCATCACCGAGGAACTGTGGCATGCGCAAGGCGCGCGGCCCTATGACCTGATCGTCGCCAAGTGGCCGGAACTGGAGGCGGCAGCCGATCCGGCGGCGAAAGCCGAAGTAGAACTAATTATCGAGGCCGTCAGGCAAGTACGATCAACTCGGAATGAAATGAACATTCCGCCCGGCAAGCGAATGGAATGTCGAATCCTCCCAGAGAGCGGCGAGTCCGCGAGGCTTGTCATGAGAAACTGGCATGACATCAGCAAGATGGCGCGAATTGACCTGGTCGAGACTCGAAGCGCTCAAGCCGTGACAAGTGGGGGTGTTCAAATTGTAGTCGGCGACACCACGATCGCCCTACAACTCGAAGGCGTGATCGATCTCGATGCCGAAAAGGCCCGTCTCGAAAAGGCGCTCGCCGCGTCGGAGAAGGAAGCCAAGTCGCTCGAAGGGCGACTCAACAACGCGAACTTCATCGAACGCGCCAAGCCCGAAGCGGTCGAAAAGGCCCGCGCCGACCACGCGCACCACAGCGCGGAGGCCGAACGGCTTAAGGCGGCGCTGGCGCGGCTTGGATGA